A section of the Leptospira terpstrae serovar Hualin str. LT 11-33 = ATCC 700639 genome encodes:
- a CDS encoding YggS family pyridoxal phosphate-dependent enzyme, with product MSDYGSLYFSIQNSLRDLYPKRSPLVIAVSKTKPYEVVREAYLQGIREFGENYIPEAISKFTKLREEFPESEGSVHLHHIGPVQSGTLRKLFGVFSHTHGVGSISTLKELLKRAEKEKKTIRYLIQTNLTEENTKHGMGFETLRSMKGTLASYQNEYCIWEGFMGMGPSTGDWAETREVFSMLQELRDSYFPEKKLSMGMSGDYELAAELGSDYLRIGSKIFGERNYAKESI from the coding sequence GTGTCCGATTACGGTTCTTTGTATTTCTCCATTCAAAACTCTCTAAGGGATTTATACCCTAAGAGATCTCCTTTAGTCATTGCTGTCTCCAAAACCAAACCTTACGAAGTGGTGAGAGAAGCCTATTTACAAGGCATCCGCGAATTCGGTGAAAACTATATCCCGGAAGCGATATCTAAATTCACAAAACTAAGGGAAGAGTTTCCTGAGTCTGAAGGTTCCGTTCATTTACATCATATTGGACCTGTCCAATCAGGAACCTTGCGGAAGTTATTTGGTGTTTTTTCTCACACTCATGGAGTAGGGAGTATCTCAACTTTAAAGGAACTTCTCAAACGTGCCGAAAAAGAAAAAAAAACAATCCGTTATTTGATTCAAACCAACCTCACGGAAGAAAACACAAAACATGGGATGGGATTTGAAACTCTTCGGTCCATGAAAGGTACACTGGCAAGTTACCAAAATGAATATTGTATTTGGGAAGGGTTTATGGGAATGGGTCCGTCTACGGGAGACTGGGCAGAAACCCGGGAAGTATTTTCTATGCTTCAGGAATTACGAGATTCTTACTTCCCGGAGAAAAAACTCTCTATGGGGATGAGTGGTGATTATGAACTTGCCGCCGAGTTAGGATCTGACTATTTGCGAATCGGATCAAAGATTTTTGGAGAAAGGAATTATGCAAAGGAATCCATTTGA
- a CDS encoding flagellar filament outer layer protein FlaA: MKTAKKFTFSLGFLLMISSLLSLPRPHDPDEAGRVQILKSALTIDSSYLLFLVEDFEGERPWDFYRVDSFLAVTQFAASVPKSEAFLQETKILKESGYPNLQNQTSFLLQSYVENPRLDHWEVRPKEPILLPLGMPIQGILWVYSEGHHINLSMGLSQKKSKDLYFDLGTLNFVGWRRLEFTISLPKENTRLIQSMSFPISFASFRLKSLASQKKGEFHLYFDNLSFVIDKRTFIYPGSEVNDTWGNKR; encoded by the coding sequence ATGAAAACTGCAAAAAAATTCACTTTCTCTTTGGGTTTCCTACTCATGATTTCCAGTCTTTTGTCTCTTCCGAGGCCCCATGATCCGGATGAAGCAGGCCGAGTCCAAATTTTAAAATCCGCACTCACCATCGATTCCAGTTACCTCCTCTTCCTTGTGGAAGATTTTGAAGGAGAAAGGCCTTGGGATTTTTACCGAGTTGATTCCTTTTTGGCAGTGACTCAGTTTGCCGCTTCCGTTCCCAAATCCGAAGCATTTTTACAAGAAACAAAAATCTTAAAAGAATCAGGATACCCGAACCTCCAAAACCAAACCAGTTTCCTTCTGCAAAGTTATGTAGAAAATCCAAGACTGGACCACTGGGAGGTTCGGCCCAAAGAACCCATTCTTTTGCCATTGGGAATGCCCATCCAAGGAATCCTTTGGGTGTATTCGGAAGGCCATCATATCAATTTAAGTATGGGTCTTTCTCAAAAAAAATCTAAGGATTTGTATTTTGATTTGGGCACTTTGAATTTTGTAGGCTGGAGGCGATTGGAATTTACGATTAGCCTTCCCAAAGAAAACACGAGACTCATCCAGTCCATGTCATTTCCGATTTCTTTTGCCTCCTTTCGATTGAAAAGCCTTGCTTCACAAAAGAAAGGAGAGTTTCATTTATACTTTGACAATTTGAGTTTTGTCATAGATAAAAGAACTTTCATCTACCCTGGTTCGGAAGTAAACGATACATGGGGTAACAAACGCTAA
- a CDS encoding 3-deoxy-D-manno-octulosonic acid transferase yields MVYFFYNILVFILYSVLKFLSLFVKPVREELEKRKRSLNEIFSKSANGKFVVWLHAASVGELDQARALTETIRKKHKNVFIIQSVFSSSVKEISFNDPLADLYFYLPLDRPHAYDRIFTFFQPKVLLVMAWDTWPNLLKSASRNGTKSYLCCASLSQESSRKNPFVRTLTKTSFQYLSGIYPSHELMAKEFSGLISKNTDFTVLGDTRFESVLGKLETKSPNPVFTQFVSEQKDFLNENKPVILGSTYGICEDHFTSYLKSNTDDFYYWIFPHKWEKDRMEDWIPTLKQYGTVGVFSKRTKGEVMPKFLLFDLMGILAFAYQYGSFAYVGGAFTHRVHNTIEPAALGLPIITGPKISNAPEAIVMQELGGLFKAESKDKLIQKFSLLVKDKTLREKMGSENRNFVVENRGASDKIYNRVFSNVQN; encoded by the coding sequence ATGGTATATTTTTTTTACAACATCCTTGTTTTTATTTTATATTCTGTCCTAAAGTTTCTTTCTCTATTTGTAAAGCCAGTAAGGGAGGAACTAGAAAAAAGAAAACGTTCCTTAAATGAAATTTTTTCAAAATCTGCGAATGGAAAATTTGTAGTTTGGCTCCATGCTGCCAGCGTCGGAGAACTAGACCAGGCGCGCGCACTCACGGAAACCATTCGTAAAAAACATAAAAATGTATTTATCATCCAATCGGTTTTCTCTTCTTCTGTGAAAGAAATATCCTTTAACGATCCCTTGGCCGATTTGTATTTTTATCTCCCACTGGATAGGCCACATGCCTACGACAGAATCTTTACTTTTTTCCAACCAAAAGTCCTACTCGTGATGGCTTGGGATACTTGGCCCAATCTTTTAAAATCAGCCTCTCGGAATGGAACCAAATCATATCTTTGTTGTGCCAGTTTGTCCCAAGAGTCTTCTAGAAAAAATCCATTTGTGCGAACTCTAACAAAAACATCCTTCCAATACCTATCAGGAATTTATCCAAGTCATGAACTGATGGCAAAAGAATTTTCTGGCCTCATTTCCAAAAACACAGACTTTACCGTATTAGGTGATACTCGATTCGAATCGGTTCTTGGAAAGTTAGAAACAAAATCCCCGAACCCAGTGTTTACTCAGTTTGTTTCTGAACAAAAAGATTTTTTAAACGAAAACAAACCTGTCATCCTCGGTTCTACTTATGGAATCTGTGAAGACCATTTTACGAGTTATTTGAAAAGCAATACAGATGATTTCTATTACTGGATTTTTCCTCATAAATGGGAGAAGGATCGTATGGAAGATTGGATTCCTACTTTAAAACAGTATGGAACTGTGGGTGTGTTTTCCAAACGAACGAAAGGGGAAGTAATGCCCAAATTCCTTCTTTTTGATCTTATGGGAATCCTGGCTTTTGCTTATCAATATGGAAGTTTTGCCTATGTGGGTGGGGCTTTTACCCACCGTGTCCACAATACCATTGAACCTGCAGCCCTTGGCCTACCCATAATCACCGGTCCAAAAATCTCCAATGCTCCGGAAGCCATCGTTATGCAAGAATTAGGTGGACTATTCAAAGCGGAATCAAAGGATAAATTGATCCAAAAATTTTCACTTTTAGTCAAAGACAAAACCTTAAGAGAAAAGATGGGAAGTGAGAATCGAAACTTTGTTGTAGAAAATAGAGGTGCGTCGGATAAGATTTATAACCGAGTTTTCTCTAATGTCCAAAATTAA
- the nadE gene encoding NAD(+) synthase, whose amino-acid sequence MSKIKIAAVTLNTTPLDFQGNYESIAKAITSPEAKNADCLLFPELCISGYGCEDAFYKPYVWTRSEDILRELKTLVPHQIVMVGLPVFVDSFLYNCMAVLYGGKVVALVPKLNLANTGVHYERRWFHSESEFINKTITYSGEQVPFGHFIFQTQNWNFGVEICEDSWSVQKPASSYSLQGIDVLFSPGASHFAMGKQNIRRQIFTESSRNQCNLQVFTNLTGNESGRIIFEGGAIFASLGNLVKEGPRLTFTQFHVTSYSFDPMEIRAAKARSFRDPKPKLQVGEFTKINLVTVTQAIGKDSLGFSVLDKRKETETNADENSNFIHLSSFEEFTRAVCLGLFDYLKKSRTKGFTLSLSGGADSATCALLVTAMKEIAKQENGGSIFSSLGIEEKNLLVTIYQKTENNSSLTEEIAKTLSEELGCSFYSISIDRAVETSVELIESVLGKTLNWKEHDLPLQNIQARVRSPLVWLLANLNGHLLLSTGNRSEASVGYTTMDGDSSGSIAPLAGVSKEFLLDWLDDIQNGNNRFLSPKESIRTLRNTKPTAELKPLSEHQEDEKDLMPYPILQSIERKLVFLAQTEEDCLENLNQEFPWETSENLSGYLKKFKKLFGISQWKRERLPPSFHLDEYGLDPKSSYRYPILSKET is encoded by the coding sequence ATGTCCAAAATTAAAATTGCCGCCGTTACCCTGAATACAACCCCCCTGGACTTTCAAGGGAATTATGAATCCATCGCCAAGGCAATCACAAGTCCAGAAGCTAAAAATGCTGATTGTCTTCTTTTTCCTGAGCTTTGTATTTCTGGGTATGGATGTGAAGATGCCTTTTACAAACCTTATGTTTGGACAAGGTCCGAGGACATCTTAAGAGAACTTAAAACACTTGTCCCCCACCAAATTGTAATGGTTGGTCTCCCTGTCTTTGTGGACTCATTTTTATATAATTGTATGGCTGTTCTTTATGGTGGCAAGGTGGTAGCCCTTGTCCCAAAACTCAATTTAGCAAATACTGGCGTACACTATGAACGGAGATGGTTTCATTCCGAATCAGAATTTATAAACAAAACCATAACCTATTCCGGAGAACAAGTTCCCTTTGGCCATTTCATCTTCCAAACTCAAAACTGGAACTTCGGAGTCGAGATTTGTGAAGACAGTTGGTCTGTACAAAAACCTGCCTCATCATACAGCCTCCAAGGAATTGATGTATTATTTTCCCCTGGGGCATCTCATTTTGCCATGGGAAAACAAAACATCCGTAGACAAATTTTTACGGAATCTAGTCGAAACCAGTGCAATTTACAAGTGTTTACCAATCTTACAGGAAACGAATCGGGTAGGATCATCTTTGAAGGCGGGGCCATTTTTGCCTCTCTTGGAAACTTAGTAAAAGAAGGACCAAGACTTACCTTCACTCAATTCCATGTCACCTCTTACTCGTTTGATCCTATGGAGATTCGTGCGGCCAAAGCTCGTTCCTTTCGAGACCCCAAACCAAAATTACAAGTAGGTGAGTTTACAAAAATCAATCTAGTTACGGTCACACAGGCAATCGGGAAAGATTCCCTTGGCTTTTCTGTCTTGGACAAAAGAAAAGAAACGGAAACAAATGCGGACGAAAATAGTAATTTCATTCATCTATCATCCTTTGAAGAATTCACAAGAGCCGTTTGTTTGGGACTTTTTGATTATTTAAAAAAATCCAGAACCAAAGGGTTTACCCTCTCGCTATCGGGAGGAGCGGATAGTGCCACTTGCGCCCTACTTGTCACAGCCATGAAAGAAATCGCCAAACAGGAAAATGGTGGTTCTATTTTTTCTTCTCTAGGAATTGAAGAAAAAAACCTACTTGTCACTATCTACCAAAAAACGGAAAACAATTCTTCTTTAACCGAAGAGATAGCAAAGACACTTTCGGAAGAGCTGGGTTGTTCATTTTATTCCATCTCTATTGACCGCGCTGTCGAAACTTCAGTGGAACTAATTGAATCGGTTCTTGGCAAAACTCTAAACTGGAAAGAACACGATTTACCTTTACAAAACATCCAAGCAAGAGTTCGTTCTCCCCTAGTTTGGTTACTTGCTAACTTAAACGGACATTTACTTTTATCCACAGGAAATCGTAGTGAGGCCTCTGTCGGTTATACAACCATGGATGGAGATTCTTCGGGTTCCATTGCTCCACTAGCAGGCGTTAGTAAGGAATTTTTACTGGACTGGTTGGATGATATCCAGAATGGAAATAACCGTTTCCTTTCACCGAAAGAATCTATCCGCACTTTACGAAATACAAAACCCACAGCAGAATTAAAACCATTGTCCGAACACCAAGAAGATGAAAAGGATCTTATGCCATATCCGATCCTACAATCAATCGAAAGAAAACTTGTTTTTTTGGCACAAACGGAAGAAGATTGTTTGGAAAATTTAAATCAAGAATTCCCTTGGGAAACTTCAGAAAACCTATCTGGGTACCTAAAGAAATTTAAAAAATTATTTGGCATCTCCCAATGGAAACGAGAGAGGCTTCCCCCCTCGTTTCATTTGGACGAGTACGGCCTAGATCCAAAATCTAGTTACCGTTATCCCATCCTTTCGAAAGAAACTTAA
- a CDS encoding LIC_20245 family lipoprotein translates to MGIQKKLLFVSISLIGLFFLILLVMGGEDEEEARRKKERSSQALALFGGGSNNPKGTNRLGVRGEDSGSIFDSDYYNAGGMRYEEDGNLAGSEAGEMPINPQTGKPYPPEAMQAFDELREQFPDNDLIPKRLTPEDKKKQSEFNQKLSRATNSVFGGTPNATDISLYYNHVRKQGKDRLEIINYLIESQGGDDPEMDKKFQEILKNIQYQNEQVEKEAAGAFAKAGLPAPN, encoded by the coding sequence ATGGGAATCCAAAAAAAATTACTCTTCGTCTCCATTTCACTCATTGGGCTTTTTTTTCTGATCCTACTCGTAATGGGTGGGGAGGATGAGGAAGAAGCTCGCCGTAAAAAAGAAAGAAGTTCGCAGGCTCTTGCCCTATTTGGGGGAGGATCGAACAATCCAAAAGGAACCAATCGTTTGGGGGTGCGTGGAGAAGACTCCGGATCCATCTTCGATTCCGATTATTACAATGCAGGTGGGATGCGTTATGAAGAAGATGGCAACCTCGCAGGATCGGAAGCAGGTGAGATGCCTATCAATCCGCAAACAGGAAAACCTTATCCGCCAGAGGCCATGCAAGCCTTTGATGAACTTCGGGAACAATTTCCGGATAATGATTTGATTCCGAAACGTTTGACCCCAGAGGACAAAAAGAAACAATCGGAATTTAACCAAAAATTATCGAGAGCCACAAACTCAGTGTTTGGTGGAACACCAAATGCAACCGATATTTCTTTGTATTACAATCATGTTCGAAAACAAGGAAAAGACCGATTGGAAATTATCAACTACTTGATAGAATCCCAAGGAGGAGATGATCCTGAAATGGATAAAAAGTTCCAAGAGATTTTAAAAAATATCCAATACCAAAACGAACAAGTGGAAAAGGAAGCCGCTGGCGCTTTTGCCAAAGCGGGACTTCCTGCACCGAATTAA
- a CDS encoding LIC11073 family putative lipoprotein, giving the protein MRFPSLHPIYLICISFLSFFQCGINTDTPVAPFVFLVPPNVPQILSVVAINSNITNDYQTDFLNFNADPRPEFLLRYYVTNREPQFLGYNLYVTTAFPGIIQTIQGEWLEDGVQPSFPHLPYEASTSSSKVVTKRIRFAVPPPGAEFFQKCQIYNFTLRSMLTGGLISNPSTPTSTCAIPNRVNDIQTLCATGAGCNTTFCANAACGTPSSCALGTACNPCTKGNNELGCTCPAGQSPPGCQYVGP; this is encoded by the coding sequence ATGCGTTTTCCCTCTTTACATCCAATTTACTTAATCTGCATATCTTTTCTCTCCTTTTTTCAATGCGGAATCAATACAGATACGCCTGTAGCTCCGTTTGTTTTTTTGGTTCCGCCGAATGTTCCGCAAATCCTTTCCGTTGTGGCTATAAATAGTAATATCACCAACGACTACCAAACGGATTTTTTAAACTTTAATGCGGATCCAAGACCGGAGTTCCTCCTTCGGTATTATGTAACCAACAGAGAACCTCAATTTTTAGGTTATAATCTTTATGTGACCACAGCCTTTCCGGGGATCATCCAGACCATCCAAGGGGAATGGTTGGAAGATGGGGTCCAACCAAGTTTTCCTCACCTACCTTATGAGGCCTCCACCTCGTCTTCCAAGGTAGTGACCAAACGGATTCGTTTTGCTGTCCCACCTCCAGGGGCAGAATTCTTTCAAAAATGCCAAATCTATAACTTTACCTTACGTTCGATGCTTACGGGTGGCCTGATCTCCAACCCGTCCACTCCCACAAGCACCTGTGCCATTCCCAATAGAGTCAATGATATCCAAACTCTCTGTGCAACTGGGGCCGGCTGTAATACCACATTTTGTGCCAATGCGGCTTGCGGCACACCCAGTTCCTGTGCCCTAGGTACCGCATGCAATCCTTGCACCAAAGGAAATAATGAACTCGGCTGCACTTGTCCTGCAGGTCAATCTCCTCCAGGATGCCAATACGTTGGCCCATAA
- the rsmI gene encoding 16S rRNA (cytidine(1402)-2'-O)-methyltransferase: MAHKREPGSLYVVATPIGNLGDITLRAIEIFKEVDLILCESAKETRSLLSRLEISTPVLALYKDSSESPYSSVLDQLAQGKSMALVSDAGTPGVSDPGSQMVRTAREKGIRIVPVPGASALTALLSVSGFQVNPTYFLGFLSEKPSKKRRELERASEIDGLVVFYESVHKLPRLYPMLAEFFPETEVLVGRELTKTFEEVIYYANPRDLLANPPNAKGEFVFLLNHRKKTLKGNSDSTDM; encoded by the coding sequence TTGGCCCATAAACGCGAACCAGGCTCTCTCTATGTTGTGGCCACTCCCATTGGAAATTTGGGAGACATTACTCTACGTGCCATAGAAATCTTTAAGGAAGTGGATTTGATTCTTTGCGAATCAGCAAAGGAAACCCGCTCCCTTTTATCTCGGTTGGAAATCTCCACCCCAGTCCTTGCTCTCTACAAAGATAGCTCAGAGTCTCCCTATTCCAGTGTCCTCGACCAACTGGCACAGGGAAAGTCGATGGCCCTGGTCTCTGATGCAGGAACCCCAGGTGTTTCCGATCCTGGTAGCCAAATGGTTCGAACGGCTCGTGAAAAAGGAATTCGAATTGTTCCCGTTCCCGGTGCTTCGGCACTCACTGCTTTACTATCTGTTTCTGGATTTCAGGTCAATCCCACGTATTTTTTGGGGTTCCTCTCTGAAAAACCGAGTAAAAAACGCCGAGAATTAGAAAGAGCCTCTGAAATTGATGGGCTCGTAGTTTTCTACGAATCGGTCCATAAACTTCCAAGGCTATACCCAATGCTTGCCGAGTTCTTTCCAGAAACGGAAGTGCTTGTGGGAAGGGAGTTGACAAAGACCTTTGAAGAGGTAATTTACTACGCAAATCCTAGGGATCTGCTAGCAAATCCGCCCAACGCCAAAGGCGAGTTTGTTTTTCTCTTAAATCATCGAAAAAAAACACTTAAGGGAAATTCAGATTCCACCGATATGTGA
- a CDS encoding flagellar biosynthesis anti-sigma factor FlgM: MNVDKVGRVGGYGYEPKKPQGPRETEAQAPVDTISISDAAKKIASEAKLQAEVKQIAKQIVQAPPEEDRTEKIKAIKERLKNGDYDNLSTEMLDKISDQIASTFLGQQ, translated from the coding sequence ATGAACGTCGACAAAGTAGGACGAGTTGGTGGTTACGGGTACGAACCAAAAAAACCACAAGGGCCAAGGGAAACAGAAGCACAAGCTCCTGTAGATACGATTTCTATCTCTGATGCTGCCAAAAAAATTGCATCGGAAGCGAAGCTCCAAGCAGAAGTAAAACAAATCGCAAAACAAATTGTACAAGCTCCTCCAGAAGAAGATCGTACAGAAAAAATTAAAGCGATCAAAGAACGATTGAAAAACGGTGACTATGACAACCTCTCCACAGAGATGTTGGATAAAATCTCCGACCAAATCGCGTCAACTTTTCTCGGACAGCAGTAA
- a CDS encoding iron-containing alcohol dehydrogenase produces the protein MPVLPEWINFQFPPKIHFEIDCGYKLGSFVKNIGSRVVLITTQKELENAEELSIIKTSLEKHAEGVIIYDDIVDRVHFKDLDSCAHFLRISNADCVVAYGSFESVNAGKAASLLATNDLFAEELLIGKKQPKKKGLPLIVVPTKPLLGNECSPFFSIVDDKDKNRKYFAHEWAFPELIVSDPKIGAGMSSSETAKTGISILSAAVDSILSKYANEITSSTALRAIELISKNIVPAIREPRNLGPKNSIYAASLLAGIAQSTSSLGLCYALSLAVTTVTNLDIFQSMSILLPHVMEYNLTSSAGKYVMIARALDEDVTNISVIEAAIKAVEGIRKIYLELRIPQRLSEYEVKKIDLPGIATLAATYSFLDCLPRELPKNEIETILVAAF, from the coding sequence ATGCCAGTCCTCCCCGAATGGATCAATTTTCAATTTCCTCCTAAAATTCACTTCGAAATCGATTGTGGATACAAACTCGGATCTTTTGTAAAAAACATTGGATCTCGAGTGGTTCTTATCACCACACAGAAAGAACTAGAAAACGCCGAAGAACTTTCCATTATCAAAACTAGTCTCGAAAAACACGCGGAAGGTGTAATCATCTATGATGATATTGTAGACCGAGTTCATTTTAAAGATTTAGATTCCTGTGCCCACTTCCTAAGAATTTCCAATGCTGATTGTGTTGTAGCTTATGGTTCTTTTGAATCAGTAAACGCTGGTAAGGCGGCTTCTCTCCTGGCGACCAATGATTTGTTTGCTGAAGAATTATTGATAGGGAAAAAACAACCAAAGAAAAAAGGTCTGCCCTTAATCGTTGTTCCAACAAAACCCCTACTCGGGAACGAATGTTCTCCTTTCTTTTCTATCGTAGATGACAAAGATAAAAATAGAAAGTATTTCGCACATGAATGGGCATTCCCAGAACTCATTGTCTCCGATCCAAAAATTGGTGCGGGTATGTCTAGTTCTGAAACAGCAAAAACAGGAATTTCCATTCTGTCGGCTGCTGTGGACAGTATCCTTTCAAAATATGCGAATGAAATCACCTCTTCCACTGCCTTACGTGCCATTGAACTTATCTCCAAAAACATAGTGCCTGCCATCCGCGAACCAAGAAACTTAGGACCGAAGAACTCTATTTATGCGGCAAGTTTACTTGCAGGGATTGCACAATCTACAAGTAGTCTTGGACTATGTTATGCCCTTTCTCTTGCAGTGACTACAGTAACCAATTTAGATATTTTTCAAAGTATGTCGATCCTACTCCCACACGTTATGGAATACAATCTCACCTCCTCTGCTGGTAAGTATGTAATGATTGCCAGAGCCCTTGATGAAGATGTGACCAATATCTCTGTCATCGAAGCTGCGATCAAAGCTGTGGAAGGAATTCGTAAAATCTATTTAGAATTAAGAATTCCGCAAAGGTTGTCTGAATACGAAGTGAAAAAAATCGACTTACCTGGGATTGCAACACTTGCAGCAACTTACTCGTTTCTTGATTGTCTTCCTAGAGAACTCCCCAAAAATGAAATCGAAACCATCCTTGTGGCTGCGTTTTAG
- the glpK gene encoding glycerol kinase GlpK: MAKKNYIIGIDAGTTGIRTFCFNDNGKVISSAYQEFKQFYPKPGWVEHDPEEIWEKTQKLIVAAIKNGKLNPKDAVAIGITNQRETSVVWDKKTGKPVYNAIVWQCRRTSDICKELKKQSLDSNFRNKTGLVLDAYFSGTKIQWILDNVKGARAKAEKGELLFGTIDTWLLYKLTGHKEHKTDHTNASRTLLFNIQTKEWDEELCNILRVPMSMLPKAYNSKNLFGFTSQVKSLPDGIPISSLVGDQQGALFGQLCTEPGEAKNTYGTGCFLLFNVGDEFRISNQGLITTLALGPEGKTVYCLEGSVFIGGAVVQFLRDNLEFFKYSKDSEKLVKAIKTKDDIVFVPAFAGLGAPHWDQEARGAIFGLSRDTTPAQITRAALKAIALQSYELANAMEKETGKPLKFLRVDGGATSNAWLMQFQADILGTKVIRPQNVDTTVLGAAYLAGLERGFFKSVASLRKEETKTTQFVPKMKESERKEEIDKWNWAITRVKTGN; this comes from the coding sequence ATGGCAAAAAAAAATTATATTATCGGAATTGATGCAGGCACTACAGGGATTCGTACCTTTTGTTTTAACGACAATGGAAAAGTAATTTCTTCTGCTTACCAAGAATTCAAACAATTCTATCCAAAACCTGGTTGGGTAGAACATGACCCAGAAGAGATTTGGGAAAAAACACAGAAACTTATTGTTGCTGCCATAAAAAATGGAAAACTAAATCCAAAAGATGCTGTTGCCATTGGAATTACAAACCAAAGAGAAACGTCTGTGGTTTGGGATAAAAAGACAGGCAAACCTGTTTACAACGCTATTGTATGGCAATGCCGAAGAACCTCAGATATCTGTAAGGAATTAAAAAAACAAAGTTTAGATTCTAACTTTCGAAACAAAACAGGACTTGTTCTTGATGCCTATTTTTCAGGAACCAAAATCCAATGGATTCTGGATAACGTAAAAGGTGCTCGTGCGAAAGCAGAGAAGGGAGAGTTGTTGTTTGGAACTATCGACACATGGCTTTTATACAAACTAACAGGCCACAAAGAACATAAAACTGATCATACCAATGCCTCAAGAACTCTCCTTTTTAATATCCAAACCAAAGAATGGGATGAAGAACTTTGTAATATTTTACGAGTTCCTATGTCAATGTTGCCTAAAGCATATAATTCCAAAAATCTATTTGGTTTCACCTCTCAAGTAAAATCCTTACCTGATGGAATTCCAATTTCTTCTCTTGTGGGTGACCAACAAGGGGCTCTTTTTGGTCAACTTTGTACAGAACCTGGAGAAGCAAAAAACACATACGGGACTGGTTGTTTTTTACTCTTCAATGTGGGTGATGAATTTAGAATTTCCAACCAAGGCCTTATCACCACACTAGCGTTAGGTCCAGAGGGAAAAACAGTGTATTGTTTAGAAGGATCCGTTTTTATTGGTGGGGCTGTCGTTCAGTTTCTCCGGGACAATTTAGAATTTTTTAAATATTCCAAAGATTCGGAAAAATTGGTCAAAGCTATCAAAACAAAAGATGATATTGTCTTTGTTCCTGCCTTCGCTGGACTTGGGGCTCCTCATTGGGACCAGGAAGCACGCGGTGCTATCTTCGGACTTTCTCGTGACACAACACCAGCCCAGATCACTAGAGCTGCTCTAAAAGCCATTGCTTTACAATCCTATGAACTTGCCAATGCTATGGAAAAAGAAACGGGTAAACCATTGAAATTCTTGCGAGTCGATGGGGGAGCCACTTCCAATGCTTGGCTTATGCAATTCCAAGCAGATATTCTTGGAACAAAAGTGATCCGGCCACAAAACGTTGATACTACGGTTCTTGGTGCCGCCTACCTTGCTGGATTAGAAAGAGGATTTTTTAAATCGGTGGCAAGTCTCAGAAAAGAAGAAACGAAAACCACTCAGTTTGTTCCTAAGATGAAAGAAAGTGAAAGAAAAGAAGAAATTGATAAATGGAACTGGGCCATCACTCGAGTCAAAACGGGAAATTAA